In the Rhinatrema bivittatum chromosome 6, aRhiBiv1.1, whole genome shotgun sequence genome, one interval contains:
- the RAB9B gene encoding ras-related protein Rab-9B produces MSGKSLLLKVILLGDGGVGKSSLMNRYVTNKFDSQAFHTIGVEFLNRDLEVDGRFVTLQIWDTAGQERFKSLRTPFYRGADCCLLTFSVDDRQSFETLGNWQKEFIYYADVKDPDHFPFVVLGNKVDKSERQVTTEEAETWCVENGNYPYLETSAKDDTNVDVAFEEAVRQVLAVEEQLEHSMPGHTIDLHSSPKSASSCC; encoded by the coding sequence atgAGTGGAAAGTCCCTTCTTTTGAAGGTGATCCTTCTAGGGGACGGTGGAGTTGGGAAAAGCTCCCTCATGAATCGTTACGTCACCAACAAGTTTGACTCACAAGCCTTCCATACAATAGGCGTGGAGTTTTTAAACCGAGACCTGGAGGTGGATGGCCGTTTCGTTACCCTTCAGATCTGGGATACCGCTGGTCAAGAAAGGTTTAAGAGCCTACGAACTCCGTTTTACAGAGGGGCGGACTGTTGCCTGCTTACTTTTAGCGTGGATGACCGCCAAAGCTTTGAGACCCTTGGCAACTGGCAAAAGGAGTTTATTTACTATGCTGATGTCAAAGATCCAGACCATTTCCCTTTTGTGGTGCTTGGTAATAAGGTGGACAAAAGTGAAAGACAGGTGACCACAGAGGAGGCAGAGACCTGGTGTGTAGAAAATGGGAATTATCCTTACCTTGAAACGAGCGCAAAAGATGATACCAATGTGGATGTGGCCTTTGAGGAAGCCGTAAGGCAGGTTCTGGCTGTTGAGGAGCAGCTGGAGCACTCGATGCCGGGGCATACCATAGATCTGCACAGTAGTCCCAAATCAGCATCTTCGTGCTGCTAA
- the PLP1 gene encoding myelin proteolipid protein, whose amino-acid sequence MGWLDCCTRCVSGVPFASVVATVLCFSGVALFCGCGHEALTGTERLIETYFSKNYQDYEFLMHVINAFQYVIYGTAAFFFLYGALLLAEGFYTTTAIKHIFGDFKTTIFGKGLTATITGGQTKGRGSRGHQPVHSLERLCHCIGKWLGHPDKFVGVTYAVTVLWILVFACSAVPVYIYFNTWTTCQSIAFPSKTSASISTLCADARMYGVLPWNAFPGKVCGSNLLSICKTSEFQMTFHLFIAAFVGAAATLLSLLTFMIAATHNFAVLKVMGRSDSTKF is encoded by the exons gcTGGCTGGACTGTTGTACAAGATGTGTGTCCGGAGTACCCTTTGCCTCCGTGGTAGCTACTGTACTGTGTTTCTCAGGGGTAGCACTGTTCTGCGGCTGTGGACATGAAGCTCTCACAGGCACAGAAAGGCTGATCGAAACCTACTTCTCCAAAAATTACCAAGATTACGAGTTCCTCATGCACGT GATTAATGCATTCCAGTATGTGATCTATGGGACTGCTGCCTTTTTCTTCCTGTACGGGGCCCTCCTGCTGGCGGAGGGTTTCTATACCACCACTGCTATCAAACACATCTTCGGCGATTTTAAGACCACTATCTTCGGCAAGGGCCTCACTGCTACAATCACAGGGGGCCAGACCAAGGGGAGAGGTTCCAGAGGCCACCAGCCAGTTCATTCCTTGGAGCGGTTGTGTCATTGTATAGGAAAATGGCTAGGACACCCAGacaag TTTGTTGGTGTAACATATGCCGTGACTGTCCTGTGGATTTTGGTGTTTGCTTgctctgctgtgcctgtctacATTTATTTCAATACCTGGACAACATGCCAGTCTATTGCCTTCCCCAGCAAGACCTCTGCCAGTATAAGTACCCTTTGTGCTGATGCCAGGATGTATG GTGTCCTTCCATGGAATGCTTTTCCAGGAAAGGTGTGTGGGTCGAACCTTCTATCCATTTGTAAGACAAGTGAG TTTCAAATGACGTTCCATCTGTTTATTGCCGCATTCGTTGGCGCCGCAGCAACACTTCTTTCACTG CTCACTTTCATGATAGCCGCCACTCACAACTTTGCTGTGCTCAAAGTCATGGGCCGAAGCGACAGTACAAAGTTCTAA